One Methanocaldococcus infernus ME DNA segment encodes these proteins:
- the pstA gene encoding phosphate ABC transporter permease PstA translates to MSNTKRIRLIKDKIFLIVVSFLTFLAVLPLFHIIFSIIVRGYPILAERGISFLTNTLSDGGIGPAIVGTLLLTVLATLIGVPLAFLAGAYAYEFPKSFIGRATKVLLQIMLEFPTILVGTFVMAVLVVPMGTYSALAGAIALALILTPYVAVYTEEAMSEIPRIYKEGAYALGCTRAQVIFKVITKMAKKGILTGILIGMAKVAGETAPLLFTVGGLYETYSLNPLQPIGAIPLLIYNLIQSPSPEDHKIAWGAALVMLIIFLSIFVPIRYALKEDIKL, encoded by the coding sequence ATGTCCAACACTAAGAGGATTAGATTAATCAAAGATAAAATTTTTTTAATTGTTGTCTCTTTTTTAACCTTCTTAGCTGTACTTCCTCTTTTTCATATCATTTTTTCTATTATAGTGAGAGGTTATCCAATCTTAGCTGAAAGAGGAATAAGTTTTTTAACAAATACTTTAAGTGATGGTGGTATTGGACCAGCAATAGTTGGAACTTTACTATTAACAGTCTTAGCCACACTTATAGGAGTTCCTTTAGCATTCTTAGCTGGAGCTTATGCCTATGAATTTCCAAAAAGCTTTATTGGTAGGGCTACAAAGGTTCTTTTACAAATTATGTTAGAGTTCCCAACCATCTTAGTAGGAACCTTTGTTATGGCTGTCCTTGTTGTTCCAATGGGAACTTACTCAGCCTTAGCTGGGGCTATAGCATTGGCTTTAATTCTAACCCCCTATGTTGCTGTCTATACTGAAGAGGCTATGTCAGAGATTCCAAGGATTTATAAAGAAGGAGCTTATGCACTTGGCTGTACAAGGGCTCAAGTGATATTTAAAGTGATAACAAAGATGGCTAAGAAAGGAATCTTAACAGGAATTCTAATAGGAATGGCTAAGGTTGCTGGAGAGACAGCTCCTTTACTTTTTACAGTTGGGGGGTTGTATGAAACTTATTCTCTCAACCCTCTACAACCTATAGGAGCTATTCCTCTTTTAATTTATAATTTAATTCAAAGTCCTTCTCCAGAGGATCATAAAATAGCCTGGGGGGCTGCTTTAGTTATGCTAATCATCTTCCTCTCTATCTTTGTTCCTATAAGATATGCTCTAAAAGAAGATATAAAACTATAA
- the pstC gene encoding phosphate ABC transporter permease subunit PstC has product MKKRFDEFKLITLPVITLIFFIFAIMLAVYFINAYPAIAKYGIDLFIKNVWQASEDPTKEVYGLAAPIWGSIYTAVLAVLIALPLSIAYAIFVNDYAPKKLKYPLIIISDIMAGLPTIIYGIWGAFILVPLLRDHIMKFLYEHFSFIPLFDYPPYIGYSYFAAGVLLGIMVTPFAAAIIREAYAMIPRIYREGLVALGATRYETTKVLIGYIKPAIISGIILAFGRALGETVAVSLVIGNSFNLTYKLFAPGYTISSLIANQYGNANLYEYMTSVLYAAGLVLFIIGLIVNIIGIYLLKRWREHVQH; this is encoded by the coding sequence ATGAAGAAAAGGTTTGATGAGTTTAAGCTTATTACACTTCCAGTTATAACACTCATCTTTTTCATCTTTGCCATAATGTTGGCTGTCTATTTCATCAATGCCTATCCAGCTATAGCTAAGTATGGCATAGACTTATTTATAAAAAATGTTTGGCAAGCTTCTGAAGATCCTACAAAAGAGGTTTATGGTTTAGCTGCACCTATATGGGGGTCTATATATACAGCAGTGTTGGCTGTTTTAATAGCTCTTCCTCTATCTATAGCTTATGCCATCTTTGTTAATGACTATGCTCCTAAGAAGTTAAAGTATCCTCTTATTATCATCTCTGACATTATGGCTGGGCTTCCAACTATTATTTATGGGATCTGGGGAGCCTTTATCTTGGTGCCTCTGTTAAGGGATCATATAATGAAGTTTTTGTATGAGCACTTCTCATTCATTCCTCTTTTTGACTATCCTCCTTATATAGGCTATTCCTACTTTGCTGCTGGTGTCTTACTTGGAATAATGGTTACTCCCTTTGCAGCAGCTATTATAAGGGAAGCCTATGCAATGATCCCAAGAATTTACAGAGAGGGGTTAGTAGCTTTAGGAGCAACAAGATATGAAACTACAAAGGTTTTAATTGGCTATATTAAGCCAGCTATTATTTCAGGGATTATCTTAGCCTTTGGTAGAGCCTTGGGAGAGACTGTAGCAGTCTCTTTAGTTATTGGAAACTCTTTTAACTTAACCTATAAGTTGTTTGCTCCTGGTTATACAATCTCTTCCTTAATAGCTAACCAGTATGGAAATGCTAACCTCTATGAGTATATGACCTCTGTCCTCTATGCAGCTGGTTTAGTTCTCTTTATCATTGGGCTGATAGTTAATATCATTGGTATTTATTTGCTCAAGAGGTGGAGAGAGCATGTCCAACACTAA
- the hypA gene encoding hydrogenase maturation nickel metallochaperone HypA encodes MHELSYAYSILNSILESIKDYKDAKVKEIHLEIGRLIFINPDQLRFAFEVIAEGTACEGAELKIKFIDPKCKCLKCGYEGKPEILDEIEIYCPKCKSLSLKFEGGKEFLIKNVILVK; translated from the coding sequence TTGCATGAACTCTCTTATGCATACTCTATTTTAAACTCCATCTTGGAGAGTATTAAAGATTATAAGGATGCTAAGGTTAAGGAGATACACTTAGAGATAGGGAGGCTAATATTTATTAACCCTGATCAGTTAAGGTTTGCCTTTGAAGTTATTGCTGAGGGAACAGCTTGTGAAGGGGCTGAGTTAAAGATAAAGTTCATTGATCCAAAATGCAAGTGTCTAAAATGTGGCTATGAGGGGAAGCCAGAGATCTTGGATGAGATTGAAATCTATTGTCCTAAGTGTAAAAGCTTATCTCTAAAGTTTGAAGGAGGGAAAGAATTTCTTATAAAGAATGTAATTTTGGTTAAGTAA
- a CDS encoding DUF357 domain-containing protein: MREITEEKLNNYIEKTREAIEIIKKGMPPRRSLLYDIAKDFLTMIESYYKDALAFKEKGDYINAFASLNYAYGWIDAGVRLGLFDVGDDDVRFTLAK, translated from the coding sequence ATGAGAGAGATTACTGAAGAGAAGTTAAATAACTATATTGAAAAAACAAGAGAAGCTATAGAGATTATTAAGAAAGGGATGCCACCAAGGAGAAGCTTATTATATGATATAGCAAAAGATTTTTTAACCATGATAGAAAGTTATTATAAAGATGCTTTAGCATTTAAAGAAAAAGGAGATTATATAAATGCCTTTGCCTCTCTCAACTATGCCTATGGCTGGATTGATGCTGGGGTTAGATTAGGACTATTTGATGTTGGAGATGATGATGTCAGGTTTACACTTGCTAAGTGA
- a CDS encoding CDP-2,3-bis-(O-geranylgeranyl)-sn-glycerol synthase, translating to MSGLHLLSEILNSLLYILPAYVANASACIFGGGKPLDLNKCWPDGRRLLGDGVTIKGSFFGILLGTLTGFIEGLFFNAPLLYLKLGFTLSLGAILGDAIGSFIKRRLNIERGKPAPLLDQLDFAIGALILGSLIKPIAIHQVFIILLITIFIHLFANILAYSLKIKDVWW from the coding sequence ATGTCAGGTTTACACTTGCTAAGTGAGATATTGAACTCTCTTCTCTATATTTTACCAGCCTATGTAGCCAATGCCTCTGCCTGTATATTTGGAGGAGGTAAGCCCTTAGATTTAAATAAATGCTGGCCAGATGGTAGAAGGCTACTTGGAGATGGGGTTACAATTAAAGGCTCTTTTTTTGGTATCTTACTTGGAACTTTAACAGGTTTTATAGAAGGGCTATTTTTTAATGCTCCCTTACTTTATTTAAAGTTAGGCTTCACTCTCTCCTTAGGAGCCATTTTAGGAGATGCCATAGGAAGCTTTATTAAAAGAAGGTTAAATATAGAGAGGGGTAAGCCAGCTCCTCTGTTGGATCAGCTTGACTTTGCCATTGGAGCTTTAATACTTGGCTCTCTAATAAAACCTATAGCCATTCACCAAGTATTTATTATTTTGTTGATAACTATTTTTATTCATCTATTTGCCAACATCTTAGCTTACTCTTTAAAAATTAAGGATGTTTGGTGGTAA
- a CDS encoding ACT domain-containing protein: protein MRVSIDIELNDKPGELLKVLTPISKYKANIITIIHSREEIVGGRVPIRLVIDTDKEKLKKILEEIEKVAIVKKVDGEERAIYLDVVVIGHVVDTDVKDTIDRINEIGLVEDLDLIMPHPDKESSAMMKIIVKKENIKKLCRLLEEIEKEKNLLFIKSALVKG, encoded by the coding sequence ATGAGAGTATCTATAGATATAGAGCTAAATGACAAGCCTGGAGAGCTTTTAAAGGTTTTAACACCCATATCTAAGTATAAAGCTAATATAATAACTATTATTCACTCAAGGGAGGAAATTGTTGGGGGAAGAGTGCCAATAAGATTGGTTATTGACACTGACAAGGAAAAGTTAAAAAAGATATTGGAAGAGATTGAAAAGGTTGCTATTGTAAAAAAAGTTGATGGAGAGGAGAGAGCTATTTACTTAGATGTTGTTGTTATTGGCCATGTTGTTGACACTGATGTTAAAGATACAATAGATAGAATTAATGAGATTGGCTTAGTTGAAGACCTTGACTTAATTATGCCACACCCTGATAAAGAGTCTTCAGCCATGATGAAAATTATAGTAAAGAAAGAGAATATTAAAAAGCTCTGTAGATTACTTGAAGAGATTGAAAAGGAGAAAAACTTGTTATTTATAAAGTCAGCACTGGTGAAAGGGTGA
- a CDS encoding homoserine dehydrogenase, with the protein MKVAIIGFGVVGRGLAKVLYSKEKCLKERFGEFKVVAVCDRSGAVVDEDGLNLKEVIEVKEKTGKLINHDKGRELSPLDVIREIDFDVTVEVTPSNLETGEPAKTHILESFKNKKHVVTANKGPLALYFKELVENAKKHEVYFRYEATVGGAMPIINLAKENLAGNEILAIRGILNGTTNYILTKMEKEKVDFETALKEAQELGYAEANPSQDVDGLDTAAKIVILANSIMGLNKSIKDVRIKGIRKITPEALFLANKRGYTIKLIGEIRENRLVVEPMLIPLESPLNVKGTLNVAMFETDLAKEVVVVGRGAGAEETASAILSDLIWIKKRL; encoded by the coding sequence GTGAAGGTAGCAATTATAGGCTTTGGAGTTGTAGGAAGAGGCTTAGCAAAGGTTCTTTATTCAAAGGAGAAGTGTTTAAAAGAGAGGTTTGGAGAATTTAAGGTTGTTGCAGTCTGTGATAGGTCTGGAGCTGTTGTAGATGAGGATGGCCTAAATTTAAAGGAAGTTATTGAAGTCAAGGAGAAAACTGGAAAATTGATTAACCATGATAAGGGTAGAGAGTTAAGCCCTTTAGATGTTATTAGAGAGATAGACTTTGATGTTACTGTTGAAGTCACCCCATCAAATTTAGAGACTGGAGAGCCTGCTAAAACCCATATCTTGGAAAGCTTTAAAAATAAGAAACATGTTGTGACGGCAAATAAAGGGCCCTTAGCTCTATATTTTAAAGAACTTGTGGAGAATGCTAAGAAACATGAAGTTTACTTTAGATATGAGGCAACAGTTGGAGGGGCAATGCCTATAATAAACTTAGCTAAGGAAAATCTTGCAGGGAATGAGATCTTAGCCATAAGGGGAATATTGAATGGAACCACTAACTATATATTAACAAAGATGGAGAAAGAGAAGGTGGACTTTGAAACAGCACTAAAAGAGGCTCAAGAGCTTGGATATGCTGAAGCTAACCCTTCACAAGATGTTGATGGATTAGATACAGCAGCAAAGATAGTTATTTTAGCAAATTCTATTATGGGTTTAAATAAGAGTATTAAAGATGTTAGAATTAAAGGGATAAGAAAGATAACTCCAGAAGCTCTTTTCTTGGCTAATAAGAGAGGATATACAATAAAATTAATAGGAGAAATTAGAGAGAATAGGTTAGTTGTTGAGCCTATGCTTATTCCTCTGGAAAGTCCTTTAAATGTTAAAGGAACCTTAAATGTGGCAATGTTTGAAACTGACCTTGCTAAAGAGGTTGTAGTTGTTGGTAGAGGTGCTGGAGCTGAGGAAACAGCTTCAGCTATTTTGAGTGATCTCATCTGGATTAAGAAGAGGCTCTAA
- a CDS encoding DHH family phosphoesterase: MELSGLEKIEKLSKEIKNRIVEYDFIKVITHHDTDGLSSGTILTKTLFRANKTFQVKVVEHLSRNVIDKLVSKDNSLYIFADMGSGQIHDILEKEVDAIILDHHPPEIEEEFIDNIVQLNPHLYGFDGAKEITASGTCYFVAREFGYYDLSQMAIVGMIGDMQFPPMGLNKFIVNEAREKRYIKIFNDIIYNIYGVEIYKAMAYCTKPYIEDLNSEAKAEKFLLNLKIDPKKKDLSKEEYKKIISHLIFKYPEEAEKLIIERVLLRHKVRDAHLLSEMLNAVGRHGYFSIGIGIGLEDDECIRIGNKVLWDYKKALLSEIKRVELKSLRNIKYFEGRKGYIGIVAGILAKEKPVIGYYIEGDVAKFSARGNKKLVDRGLNLSKVMSIAKEFGGTGGGHNIASGAMVPKEKVKEFLERVDELIGEQLRASS, encoded by the coding sequence ATGGAATTATCTGGGTTGGAGAAGATAGAGAAGCTTAGCAAGGAGATAAAAAATAGAATCGTAGAGTATGACTTTATTAAAGTTATAACTCATCATGACACTGATGGGCTTAGTAGTGGGACAATCTTAACCAAAACCCTATTTAGGGCAAATAAAACCTTTCAAGTTAAGGTTGTTGAACACCTTTCAAGGAATGTTATTGATAAGTTGGTTAGTAAAGATAACTCTCTCTACATCTTTGCAGATATGGGAAGTGGGCAGATTCATGATATATTAGAGAAAGAGGTTGATGCTATCATCTTAGACCATCATCCTCCAGAGATAGAAGAGGAGTTTATAGATAACATTGTTCAGCTAAACCCTCACTTGTATGGATTTGATGGTGCTAAGGAGATAACTGCAAGTGGCACTTGCTATTTTGTTGCGAGGGAGTTTGGCTACTATGATCTCTCCCAGATGGCTATTGTTGGGATGATTGGGGATATGCAATTTCCTCCCATGGGATTAAATAAGTTTATAGTCAATGAGGCAAGGGAGAAAAGATATATTAAAATATTCAATGACATAATTTATAACATTTATGGAGTTGAGATTTACAAGGCTATGGCTTACTGTACAAAGCCTTATATTGAAGACCTAAACTCAGAGGCTAAGGCTGAAAAATTTCTATTAAATTTAAAGATAGACCCTAAGAAGAAGGATTTAAGTAAAGAAGAGTATAAAAAAATTATTTCTCATCTTATCTTTAAATATCCTGAAGAGGCTGAGAAGTTAATTATTGAGAGAGTTCTACTAAGGCATAAGGTTAGAGATGCTCATCTCCTTTCTGAAATGCTAAATGCTGTTGGAAGACATGGCTATTTTTCCATTGGCATAGGGATAGGATTGGAGGATGATGAATGTATAAGAATAGGGAATAAAGTACTTTGGGATTACAAAAAAGCTTTATTGTCAGAGATTAAGAGAGTTGAGCTAAAGAGCTTAAGAAATATCAAGTACTTTGAAGGTAGGAAGGGATATATTGGAATTGTAGCAGGAATCTTAGCCAAGGAAAAGCCAGTTATTGGCTACTATATTGAGGGAGATGTGGCAAAGTTCTCAGCAAGGGGGAACAAGAAGTTAGTTGATAGAGGGTTAAACTTAAGTAAGGTTATGTCTATTGCTAAAGAGTTTGGTGGAACTGGAGGAGGGCATAACATAGCCTCAGGAGCTATGGTTCCTAAGGAGAAGGTTAAAGAGTTCTTAGAGAGAGTTGATGAGTTAATAGGAGAACAGCTTAGAGCCTCTTCTTAA
- a CDS encoding calcium/sodium antiporter: protein MIIGILSFLTGLILLYYCSDWVVLGAEKIARFFNISNFVIGATIIAFGTSFPEIVTSVIASYQHLPGLAVGNILGSCICNIGLILGLSLIFDSVKIDKFLKRNLIFYILFVLLTLILSFGGFSLLDGLILLILFLFYIRWSIKNDNTNEKEEKEDNINLPINLVLLIIGLIGVLVGADLFVNGAKELADYLNIPDTIIGLTLVALGTSLPELAVSISAAKRRLGGMVLGNVLGSNIADIGAGIGLSALFSTLPGLEREALFLFIISFILLIGYIKGKLGRKEGVILILLYVLFLYLTFG from the coding sequence ATGATAATAGGGATTTTATCCTTCTTAACAGGCTTAATTTTACTATACTACTGTAGTGATTGGGTTGTCTTAGGGGCTGAGAAGATAGCAAGGTTTTTTAATATCTCAAACTTTGTGATTGGAGCAACAATTATAGCCTTTGGAACCTCTTTTCCAGAGATTGTTACTTCAGTTATAGCCTCTTATCAACATCTCCCAGGCTTGGCTGTTGGAAATATTTTAGGTTCATGCATCTGTAATATAGGGTTAATCTTAGGTCTCTCTTTAATCTTTGACTCTGTCAAAATAGACAAATTCTTAAAAAGGAATCTAATATTCTATATATTATTTGTTCTTCTAACCCTAATTTTAAGCTTTGGAGGATTTTCTCTATTAGATGGGCTAATATTACTTATCCTATTCCTTTTTTATATCAGATGGAGTATAAAGAATGATAACACCAATGAGAAAGAGGAAAAAGAGGATAATATAAATTTACCAATAAATTTAGTTTTACTTATTATAGGGTTAATAGGGGTTTTAGTTGGAGCTGATCTTTTTGTCAATGGAGCTAAGGAATTGGCTGATTATTTAAACATCCCTGATACTATTATAGGCTTAACCTTAGTAGCCCTTGGAACATCTCTTCCAGAGTTAGCTGTTTCAATCTCAGCAGCTAAGAGAAGACTTGGAGGGATGGTTTTAGGTAATGTTTTAGGTAGTAATATAGCAGATATTGGTGCAGGGATTGGCTTATCTGCTTTATTCTCAACCCTTCCAGGGTTGGAAAGGGAGGCTCTTTTTTTATTCATAATAAGCTTCATTTTATTGATAGGCTATATTAAAGGAAAATTAGGAAGAAAAGAGGGAGTTATTTTAATTCTCTTATATGTCCTTTTCCTTTATCTAACCTTTGGGTGA
- a CDS encoding bis-aminopropyl spermidine synthase family protein: MIIGKMGKGKVKEREDRNLLKRVAKKVNISEGERGVEDILRVIYRNQPISTKRIAQLCKLPLPIVAKVRTILERERILKRENGAVLTEKGLEFVENVLKFKFKGSLRCPLCEGRGIVLNEFFKEILEKVKPWFRKRPEVNTLLDQSYATPETSVYRAALMCERGDLEGKRIIFIGDDDLTSLPVALTQFPEEVYVVDIDERLLNLIKSFSEKEGVKIRIVKHDLRKEMPEELKNNFDVFSTDPPYTIDGLKLFLSRGVECLGEEGVAYLSYSHKPIDEWLKVQEEITKMNFVISELIPNFNYYEGSEIIGNTTFIARLIGKRLKVNIGDTEKIYTGLVKPTVRYYKCLKCGKIHKLLNERIESLRCECGSKKFRMIKREKLS, translated from the coding sequence ATGATTATTGGAAAGATGGGAAAGGGAAAAGTGAAAGAGAGAGAGGATAGAAATTTATTAAAAAGGGTGGCTAAGAAGGTTAATATCTCTGAGGGAGAGAGGGGGGTAGAGGATATATTAAGAGTTATATATAGAAATCAGCCAATCTCAACTAAAAGGATAGCTCAACTTTGTAAGTTACCTCTTCCAATTGTTGCCAAGGTTAGGACAATATTGGAAAGAGAGAGAATCTTAAAAAGAGAAAATGGAGCTGTATTAACTGAAAAGGGGTTAGAGTTTGTTGAAAATGTATTAAAATTCAAATTTAAAGGTTCTTTAAGGTGCCCTCTCTGTGAAGGTAGAGGAATTGTTTTAAATGAATTTTTTAAAGAAATCTTAGAGAAGGTTAAGCCATGGTTTAGGAAAAGGCCAGAGGTTAATACTCTCCTTGATCAATCCTATGCCACTCCAGAAACCTCTGTCTATAGAGCTGCTTTAATGTGTGAGAGAGGAGACTTAGAAGGGAAGAGAATTATTTTTATAGGTGATGATGATCTAACCTCTCTCCCAGTGGCTTTAACTCAGTTTCCTGAGGAGGTTTATGTTGTAGATATTGATGAGAGGTTATTAAATTTAATTAAAAGCTTCTCTGAGAAGGAAGGAGTTAAAATTAGAATAGTGAAGCATGACTTAAGGAAAGAGATGCCAGAGGAGTTAAAGAATAACTTTGATGTCTTCTCAACTGACCCTCCATATACAATAGATGGGCTAAAACTATTCTTATCAAGAGGAGTTGAATGCTTAGGAGAGGAAGGAGTTGCTTATCTCTCCTACTCTCACAAGCCAATAGATGAGTGGCTAAAGGTTCAAGAGGAAATAACAAAAATGAACTTTGTAATCTCTGAGCTAATCCCTAACTTCAACTATTATGAAGGTAGTGAGATTATTGGAAACACAACCTTTATAGCAAGATTGATAGGGAAAAGGCTAAAAGTAAATATTGGAGACACTGAGAAAATATACACTGGCTTAGTTAAGCCAACAGTTAGATACTATAAGTGCTTAAAGTGTGGAAAAATACATAAGCTATTAAATGAGAGAATTGAAAGCTTAAGATGTGAGTGTGGTAGTAAAAAATTTAGAATGATAAAGAGGGAGAAACTTTCATGA
- a CDS encoding phosphomannomutase/phosphoglucomutase, with amino-acid sequence MVFKAYDIRGKYREEIDEKFAYSLGRVIGELYKDKDILVGRDVRIGSEKLLPYFISGLMENANVYYAGVISTPLLYFATKDSYDLGVSLTASHNPPEYTGFKMCDRKAIPLSPLEEIKPYFKYYEVKEEKINLDELKVDVIDNYKKFFLKRIGRLNHKIAVDFANGATTIAEKEILDEILEEKVFINSEPDGTFPSHLPDTLKEECLKDIKRAVKEHNCELGLIFDGDGDRLGMVDETGETLRGDILTAIIAREILKEKRGAKIIYDLRCSKVVPETIEKFGGIAIKCRVGHYFIKKLMHKEDAEFAGELSNHFYFKEIGYFESPLLALYYIVKAMENKKLSELREEFSKYYHSGEINFKVKDQREVLERIKEVFKDCKIEELDGVSVYCKNFWFNIRPSNTEPLLRLNLEAEDEETLKEKLEEIKKIILGS; translated from the coding sequence ATGGTTTTTAAAGCTTATGACATTAGGGGAAAATATAGGGAAGAGATAGATGAAAAATTTGCCTATTCTTTGGGAAGAGTGATAGGAGAGCTTTACAAGGATAAAGATATCTTAGTTGGTAGAGATGTAAGAATAGGCTCTGAAAAGCTTCTTCCCTATTTTATCTCTGGGCTTATGGAAAATGCCAATGTTTACTATGCTGGGGTTATCTCAACTCCTCTTTTATACTTTGCCACCAAGGATAGCTATGATTTAGGAGTTTCCTTAACAGCCTCTCATAACCCACCAGAGTATACAGGTTTCAAGATGTGTGATAGAAAGGCTATTCCACTCTCACCCTTGGAAGAGATTAAGCCTTACTTTAAATACTATGAAGTTAAGGAGGAGAAGATTAATTTAGATGAGCTGAAGGTTGATGTCATTGATAATTATAAAAAATTTTTCTTAAAGAGGATTGGAAGGCTTAACCATAAAATAGCTGTAGATTTTGCCAATGGAGCTACAACAATAGCTGAAAAAGAGATATTGGATGAGATCTTAGAAGAGAAAGTTTTTATAAACTCTGAGCCAGATGGAACCTTTCCATCTCATTTACCAGACACTCTAAAAGAGGAGTGTTTAAAGGATATAAAGAGAGCTGTTAAAGAGCATAATTGTGAGTTGGGCTTAATCTTTGATGGTGATGGAGACAGGTTAGGAATGGTTGATGAGACTGGAGAAACTTTAAGAGGAGATATATTAACAGCTATAATAGCAAGGGAAATATTGAAAGAGAAAAGAGGGGCTAAGATTATTTATGACTTAAGATGCTCTAAGGTTGTTCCTGAAACCATTGAAAAGTTTGGAGGAATAGCTATAAAGTGTAGAGTTGGCCACTACTTTATAAAGAAGTTGATGCATAAGGAAGATGCTGAATTTGCTGGAGAGCTTTCTAACCACTTCTACTTTAAAGAGATTGGTTACTTTGAAAGCCCTCTATTGGCTTTATACTACATTGTTAAGGCTATGGAAAATAAAAAATTGTCAGAGCTTAGAGAAGAGTTTAGTAAATATTACCATAGTGGAGAGATAAACTTTAAGGTTAAAGACCAGAGGGAAGTTTTAGAGAGGATTAAAGAAGTGTTTAAAGATTGTAAGATTGAAGAGCTTGATGGAGTCTCTGTTTACTGTAAAAACTTCTGGTTCAATATAAGGCCATCAAACACTGAACCTCTATTAAGGCTAAACTTAGAGGCTGAGGATGAAGAAACTTTAAAGGAGAAATTGGAAGAGATTAAAAAGATTATTTTAGGATCTTGA
- a CDS encoding 2-amino-3,7-dideoxy-D-threo-hept-6-ulosonate synthase, translating to MERFKDIKNLGKLVRLERIFNKESERTVIVPMDHGVSNGPIKGLVDMKKTVNDVAEGGANAVLLHKGIVRHGHRGYGKDIGLIIHLSAGTSISPNPLKKVIVTTVEEAIRMGADAVSVHVNVGSDEDWEAYKDLGLIAETCEYWGMPLIAMMYPRGKHIKNERDPELVAHAARLGAELGADIVKTSYTGDIDSFREVVKGCPAPIVVAGGPKTRTDEEFLQMIKDAIEAGAAGVAVGRNIFQHDDVVGITRAVCKIVHENAEVEEALKEIRKK from the coding sequence ATGGAAAGATTTAAAGATATAAAAAATTTAGGGAAGTTGGTTAGGTTAGAAAGAATTTTCAATAAAGAGAGTGAGAGAACTGTTATTGTCCCTATGGATCATGGAGTTTCTAATGGTCCAATAAAGGGATTAGTGGATATGAAAAAAACAGTTAATGATGTTGCTGAAGGAGGGGCTAATGCTGTCCTCTTACATAAGGGAATTGTTAGACATGGTCATAGGGGATATGGCAAAGATATAGGTTTAATTATCCACCTATCAGCTGGAACCTCCATTTCTCCAAATCCTTTAAAGAAGGTTATAGTTACAACAGTTGAAGAAGCCATAAGAATGGGAGCTGATGCTGTCTCTGTTCATGTTAATGTTGGTTCTGATGAAGACTGGGAAGCTTACAAAGACTTAGGTTTAATTGCTGAAACCTGTGAATACTGGGGAATGCCATTAATAGCCATGATGTACCCAAGAGGAAAACATATAAAAAATGAGAGAGACCCTGAACTTGTTGCCCATGCTGCAAGGTTAGGAGCTGAGTTAGGAGCTGACATAGTAAAAACAAGTTATACAGGAGATATAGATAGCTTTAGAGAAGTAGTTAAAGGTTGTCCAGCTCCTATAGTTGTTGCTGGAGGTCCAAAAACAAGAACTGATGAAGAGTTCTTACAGATGATAAAAGATGCTATAGAAGCTGGAGCTGCAGGAGTAGCTGTAGGAAGAAATATATTCCAACATGATGATGTAGTTGGAATAACAAGAGCTGTTTGTAAAATAGTTCATGAGAATGCTGAAGTTGAAGAAGCCTTAAAAGAGATTAGGAAAAAATAA